The Osmerus eperlanus chromosome 7, fOsmEpe2.1, whole genome shotgun sequence genome includes a region encoding these proteins:
- the epn1a gene encoding epsin-1 isoform X1, whose translation MSTSSLRRQVKNIVHNYSEAEIKVREATSNDPWGPSSSLMSEIADLTYNVVAFSEIMSMVWKRLNDHGKNWRHVYKAMTLMEYLIKTGSERVAQQCRENIYAVQTLKDFQFIDRDGKDQGVNVREKAKQLVTLLKDEERLREERVHALKTKEKMAQTTSASSAPPAPGLGGSLSLGSHSGGADPEQAWPQSSGEEDLQLQLALAMSKEEAEQTSTAPLEDAELHYALSLSKEIHQKEERLRRGDDLRLQMAIEESRREKTKPESALMELSAVDPWGAPAAAPVGSAGPSPPPTVAAPSASGPWGPPDPWGAASPSSPPSADPWGGGAPPTIAPPPDPWGESSARVNNVDPWGPSAVTPPSADPWGPPVPLSSSSSGGPVDPWAGDGVASDPITSDPWSGLAKHTNGTGDPERRGSSVTGGDSAGSPVPFDLSSLGSALPVRKTPESFLGPNAALVDLDSLVSSKPKPKQPPPPSISSSAHNPFLQTTGSSPAPGMAVTPGSTISSRGVSPTPPPSSNPFGVAAPMASISPQPSSLGLSALRASPVPPNPMLGMGPIGMGVGMGAPGMGLGMMQASPMGIPYGGLSPMGAPGSALFMGPGGAAPPQLILGGPAGVGGVMGAGGAVGGGGTTGASTNPFLL comes from the exons ATGTCGACCTCATCGCTACGGCGACAAGTGAAGAATATCGTCCATAACTACTCGGAGGCTGAGATCAAG gtAAGAGAGGCCACGTCCAACGACCCATGGGGCCCCAGTAGCTCCTTGATGTCGGAGATCGCAGACCTGACCTACAATGTGGTGGCCTTCTCTGAGATCATGAGCATGGTGTGGAAACGCCTCAACGACCACGGCAAGAACTGGAGGCACGTCTACAAG GCTATGACTCTTATGGAGTACCTTATCAAGACGGGCTCGGAGCGCGTGGCTCAGCAGTGCAGAGAAAACATCTACGCTGTCCAGACCCTGAAGGACTTCCAGTTCATCGACAGAGACGGCAAAGACCAG ggggtGAATGTACGGGAGAAAGCCAAGCAGCTGGTGACTCTGCTGAAAGATGAGGAGAGATTACGTGAGGAGAGGGTCCACGCGCTCAAAACCAAAGAGAAGATGGCACAAACCACCAGTG CCTCCTCGGCCCCCCCAGCGCCGGGTCTGGGTGGCAGCCTGTCGTTGGGCTCCCACTCCGGAGGGGCAGACCCGGAGCAAGCCTGGCCTCAGAGCTCCGGAGAGGAAGACCTGCAGCTCCAGCTGGCATTGGCCATGAGCAAAGAGGAGGCGGAGCAG ACTAGCACGGCCCCCTTGGAGGACGCAGAGCTCCACTATGCTCTCTCACTCAGCAAGGAGATACACCAAAAG gaggagaggctgcgCAGGGGGGATGACCTGAGACTGCAGATGGCCAtcgaggagagcaggagggagaagactaaaccagag AGTGCACTTATGGAGCTGAGTGCTGTAGACCCCTGGGGAGCCCCTGCTGCTGCCCCCGTCGGCTCTGccggcccctctccccctcccacagtCGCTGCCCCCTCGGCCTCGGGCCCCTGGGGCCCCCCGGACCCCTGGGGAGCCGCCTCGCCGTCCTCGCCCCCCAGCGCCGAcccctggggtgggggggccccGCCCACGATAGCTCCGCCTCCGGACCCCTGGGGAGAGAGCTCAGCCAGAGTGAACAACGTGGACCCCTGGGGACCCTCAG CTGTGACCCCCCCCAGTGCCGACCCCTGGGGACCCCCAGtgcccctcagctcctcctcctcgggggGGCCCGTAGACCCCTGGGCAGGAGATGGGGTTGCCTCTGACCCaatcacctctgacccctggaGTGGCCTCGCCAAACACACTAACGGCACAG GAGACCCAGAGCGACGAGGCTCCTCTGTAACCGGTGGCGACAGCGCGGGGTCTCCGGTGCCCTTTGACCTGTCGTCTCTGGGCTCGGCTCTTCCTGTCCGGAAGACCCCGGAGTCGTTCCTGGGGCCCAACGCAGCGCTGGTGGACCTGGACTCCCTGGTGTCCTCCAAACCCAAGCCCAAGCAGccgcccccaccctccatctcGTCCTCCGCGCACAACCCCTTCCTCCAGACCACAG GCTCGTCTCCGGCCCCGGGCATGGCCGTCACCCCAGGCAGCACCATCTCCAGCCGGGGAGTCTCCCCaacgcctcccccctcctccaacccGTTTGGCGTGGCTGCCCCCATGGCCTCCATATCCCCACAGCCCTCCTCGCTGGGCCTGAGCGCCCTCCGTGCCAGCCCTGTGCCACCTAACCCCATGCTGGGCATGGGGCCCATTGGCATGGGGGTAGGGATGGGCGCCCCTGGTATGGGCCTTGGCATGATGCAGGCCAGTCCCATGGGCATCCCCTACGGGGGGCTGTCGCCCATGGGGGCCCCCGGATCGGCTCTGTTCATGGGGCCCGGAGGTGCTGCTCCTCCTCAGTTGATTTTGGGGGGCCCCGCTGGAGTAGGAGGAGTgatgggggccgggggggcggtggggggcgGAGGAACGACAGGAGCCAGCACCAACCCGTTTCTTCTCTGA
- the epn1a gene encoding epsin-1 isoform X4, translating to MSTSSLRRQVKNIVHNYSEAEIKVREATSNDPWGPSSSLMSEIADLTYNVVAFSEIMSMVWKRLNDHGKNWRHVYKAMTLMEYLIKTGSERVAQQCRENIYAVQTLKDFQFIDRDGKDQGVNVREKAKQLVTLLKDEERLREERVHALKTKEKMAQTTSASSAPPAPGLGGSLSLGSHSGGADPEQAWPQSSGEEDLQLQLALAMSKEEAEQTSTAPLEDAELHYALSLSKEIHQKEERLRRGDDLRLQMAIEESRREKTKPESALMELSAVDPWGAPAAAPVGSAGPSPPPTVAAPSASGPWGPPDPWGAASPSSPPSADPWGGGAPPTIAPPPDPWGESSARVNNVDPWGPSGDPERRGSSVTGGDSAGSPVPFDLSSLGSALPVRKTPESFLGPNAALVDLDSLVSSKPKPKQPPPPSISSSAHNPFLQTTGSSPAPGMAVTPGSTISSRGVSPTPPPSSNPFGVAAPMASISPQPSSLGLSALRASPVPPNPMLGMGPIGMGVGMGAPGMGLGMMQASPMGIPYGGLSPMGAPGSALFMGPGGAAPPQLILGGPAGVGGVMGAGGAVGGGGTTGASTNPFLL from the exons ATGTCGACCTCATCGCTACGGCGACAAGTGAAGAATATCGTCCATAACTACTCGGAGGCTGAGATCAAG gtAAGAGAGGCCACGTCCAACGACCCATGGGGCCCCAGTAGCTCCTTGATGTCGGAGATCGCAGACCTGACCTACAATGTGGTGGCCTTCTCTGAGATCATGAGCATGGTGTGGAAACGCCTCAACGACCACGGCAAGAACTGGAGGCACGTCTACAAG GCTATGACTCTTATGGAGTACCTTATCAAGACGGGCTCGGAGCGCGTGGCTCAGCAGTGCAGAGAAAACATCTACGCTGTCCAGACCCTGAAGGACTTCCAGTTCATCGACAGAGACGGCAAAGACCAG ggggtGAATGTACGGGAGAAAGCCAAGCAGCTGGTGACTCTGCTGAAAGATGAGGAGAGATTACGTGAGGAGAGGGTCCACGCGCTCAAAACCAAAGAGAAGATGGCACAAACCACCAGTG CCTCCTCGGCCCCCCCAGCGCCGGGTCTGGGTGGCAGCCTGTCGTTGGGCTCCCACTCCGGAGGGGCAGACCCGGAGCAAGCCTGGCCTCAGAGCTCCGGAGAGGAAGACCTGCAGCTCCAGCTGGCATTGGCCATGAGCAAAGAGGAGGCGGAGCAG ACTAGCACGGCCCCCTTGGAGGACGCAGAGCTCCACTATGCTCTCTCACTCAGCAAGGAGATACACCAAAAG gaggagaggctgcgCAGGGGGGATGACCTGAGACTGCAGATGGCCAtcgaggagagcaggagggagaagactaaaccagag AGTGCACTTATGGAGCTGAGTGCTGTAGACCCCTGGGGAGCCCCTGCTGCTGCCCCCGTCGGCTCTGccggcccctctccccctcccacagtCGCTGCCCCCTCGGCCTCGGGCCCCTGGGGCCCCCCGGACCCCTGGGGAGCCGCCTCGCCGTCCTCGCCCCCCAGCGCCGAcccctggggtgggggggccccGCCCACGATAGCTCCGCCTCCGGACCCCTGGGGAGAGAGCTCAGCCAGAGTGAACAACGTGGACCCCTGGGGACCCTCAG GAGACCCAGAGCGACGAGGCTCCTCTGTAACCGGTGGCGACAGCGCGGGGTCTCCGGTGCCCTTTGACCTGTCGTCTCTGGGCTCGGCTCTTCCTGTCCGGAAGACCCCGGAGTCGTTCCTGGGGCCCAACGCAGCGCTGGTGGACCTGGACTCCCTGGTGTCCTCCAAACCCAAGCCCAAGCAGccgcccccaccctccatctcGTCCTCCGCGCACAACCCCTTCCTCCAGACCACAG GCTCGTCTCCGGCCCCGGGCATGGCCGTCACCCCAGGCAGCACCATCTCCAGCCGGGGAGTCTCCCCaacgcctcccccctcctccaacccGTTTGGCGTGGCTGCCCCCATGGCCTCCATATCCCCACAGCCCTCCTCGCTGGGCCTGAGCGCCCTCCGTGCCAGCCCTGTGCCACCTAACCCCATGCTGGGCATGGGGCCCATTGGCATGGGGGTAGGGATGGGCGCCCCTGGTATGGGCCTTGGCATGATGCAGGCCAGTCCCATGGGCATCCCCTACGGGGGGCTGTCGCCCATGGGGGCCCCCGGATCGGCTCTGTTCATGGGGCCCGGAGGTGCTGCTCCTCCTCAGTTGATTTTGGGGGGCCCCGCTGGAGTAGGAGGAGTgatgggggccgggggggcggtggggggcgGAGGAACGACAGGAGCCAGCACCAACCCGTTTCTTCTCTGA
- the epn1a gene encoding epsin-1 isoform X3, translating into MSTSSLRRQVKNIVHNYSEAEIKVREATSNDPWGPSSSLMSEIADLTYNVVAFSEIMSMVWKRLNDHGKNWRHVYKAMTLMEYLIKTGSERVAQQCRENIYAVQTLKDFQFIDRDGKDQGVNVREKAKQLVTLLKDEERLREERVHALKTKEKMAQTTSASSAPPAPGLGGSLSLGSHSGGADPEQAWPQSSGEEDLQLQLALAMSKEEAEQTSTAPLEDAELHYALSLSKEIHQKSALMELSAVDPWGAPAAAPVGSAGPSPPPTVAAPSASGPWGPPDPWGAASPSSPPSADPWGGGAPPTIAPPPDPWGESSARVNNVDPWGPSAVTPPSADPWGPPVPLSSSSSGGPVDPWAGDGVASDPITSDPWSGLAKHTNGTGDPERRGSSVTGGDSAGSPVPFDLSSLGSALPVRKTPESFLGPNAALVDLDSLVSSKPKPKQPPPPSISSSAHNPFLQTTGSSPAPGMAVTPGSTISSRGVSPTPPPSSNPFGVAAPMASISPQPSSLGLSALRASPVPPNPMLGMGPIGMGVGMGAPGMGLGMMQASPMGIPYGGLSPMGAPGSALFMGPGGAAPPQLILGGPAGVGGVMGAGGAVGGGGTTGASTNPFLL; encoded by the exons ATGTCGACCTCATCGCTACGGCGACAAGTGAAGAATATCGTCCATAACTACTCGGAGGCTGAGATCAAG gtAAGAGAGGCCACGTCCAACGACCCATGGGGCCCCAGTAGCTCCTTGATGTCGGAGATCGCAGACCTGACCTACAATGTGGTGGCCTTCTCTGAGATCATGAGCATGGTGTGGAAACGCCTCAACGACCACGGCAAGAACTGGAGGCACGTCTACAAG GCTATGACTCTTATGGAGTACCTTATCAAGACGGGCTCGGAGCGCGTGGCTCAGCAGTGCAGAGAAAACATCTACGCTGTCCAGACCCTGAAGGACTTCCAGTTCATCGACAGAGACGGCAAAGACCAG ggggtGAATGTACGGGAGAAAGCCAAGCAGCTGGTGACTCTGCTGAAAGATGAGGAGAGATTACGTGAGGAGAGGGTCCACGCGCTCAAAACCAAAGAGAAGATGGCACAAACCACCAGTG CCTCCTCGGCCCCCCCAGCGCCGGGTCTGGGTGGCAGCCTGTCGTTGGGCTCCCACTCCGGAGGGGCAGACCCGGAGCAAGCCTGGCCTCAGAGCTCCGGAGAGGAAGACCTGCAGCTCCAGCTGGCATTGGCCATGAGCAAAGAGGAGGCGGAGCAG ACTAGCACGGCCCCCTTGGAGGACGCAGAGCTCCACTATGCTCTCTCACTCAGCAAGGAGATACACCAAAAG AGTGCACTTATGGAGCTGAGTGCTGTAGACCCCTGGGGAGCCCCTGCTGCTGCCCCCGTCGGCTCTGccggcccctctccccctcccacagtCGCTGCCCCCTCGGCCTCGGGCCCCTGGGGCCCCCCGGACCCCTGGGGAGCCGCCTCGCCGTCCTCGCCCCCCAGCGCCGAcccctggggtgggggggccccGCCCACGATAGCTCCGCCTCCGGACCCCTGGGGAGAGAGCTCAGCCAGAGTGAACAACGTGGACCCCTGGGGACCCTCAG CTGTGACCCCCCCCAGTGCCGACCCCTGGGGACCCCCAGtgcccctcagctcctcctcctcgggggGGCCCGTAGACCCCTGGGCAGGAGATGGGGTTGCCTCTGACCCaatcacctctgacccctggaGTGGCCTCGCCAAACACACTAACGGCACAG GAGACCCAGAGCGACGAGGCTCCTCTGTAACCGGTGGCGACAGCGCGGGGTCTCCGGTGCCCTTTGACCTGTCGTCTCTGGGCTCGGCTCTTCCTGTCCGGAAGACCCCGGAGTCGTTCCTGGGGCCCAACGCAGCGCTGGTGGACCTGGACTCCCTGGTGTCCTCCAAACCCAAGCCCAAGCAGccgcccccaccctccatctcGTCCTCCGCGCACAACCCCTTCCTCCAGACCACAG GCTCGTCTCCGGCCCCGGGCATGGCCGTCACCCCAGGCAGCACCATCTCCAGCCGGGGAGTCTCCCCaacgcctcccccctcctccaacccGTTTGGCGTGGCTGCCCCCATGGCCTCCATATCCCCACAGCCCTCCTCGCTGGGCCTGAGCGCCCTCCGTGCCAGCCCTGTGCCACCTAACCCCATGCTGGGCATGGGGCCCATTGGCATGGGGGTAGGGATGGGCGCCCCTGGTATGGGCCTTGGCATGATGCAGGCCAGTCCCATGGGCATCCCCTACGGGGGGCTGTCGCCCATGGGGGCCCCCGGATCGGCTCTGTTCATGGGGCCCGGAGGTGCTGCTCCTCCTCAGTTGATTTTGGGGGGCCCCGCTGGAGTAGGAGGAGTgatgggggccgggggggcggtggggggcgGAGGAACGACAGGAGCCAGCACCAACCCGTTTCTTCTCTGA
- the epn1a gene encoding epsin-1 isoform X2 yields the protein MSTSSLRRQVKNIVHNYSEAEIKVREATSNDPWGPSSSLMSEIADLTYNVVAFSEIMSMVWKRLNDHGKNWRHVYKAMTLMEYLIKTGSERVAQQCRENIYAVQTLKDFQFIDRDGKDQGVNVREKAKQLVTLLKDEERLREERVHALKTKEKMAQTTSASSAPPAPGLGGSLSLGSHSGGADPEQAWPQSSGEEDLQLQLALAMSKEEAEQEERLRRGDDLRLQMAIEESRREKTKPESALMELSAVDPWGAPAAAPVGSAGPSPPPTVAAPSASGPWGPPDPWGAASPSSPPSADPWGGGAPPTIAPPPDPWGESSARVNNVDPWGPSAVTPPSADPWGPPVPLSSSSSGGPVDPWAGDGVASDPITSDPWSGLAKHTNGTGDPERRGSSVTGGDSAGSPVPFDLSSLGSALPVRKTPESFLGPNAALVDLDSLVSSKPKPKQPPPPSISSSAHNPFLQTTGSSPAPGMAVTPGSTISSRGVSPTPPPSSNPFGVAAPMASISPQPSSLGLSALRASPVPPNPMLGMGPIGMGVGMGAPGMGLGMMQASPMGIPYGGLSPMGAPGSALFMGPGGAAPPQLILGGPAGVGGVMGAGGAVGGGGTTGASTNPFLL from the exons ATGTCGACCTCATCGCTACGGCGACAAGTGAAGAATATCGTCCATAACTACTCGGAGGCTGAGATCAAG gtAAGAGAGGCCACGTCCAACGACCCATGGGGCCCCAGTAGCTCCTTGATGTCGGAGATCGCAGACCTGACCTACAATGTGGTGGCCTTCTCTGAGATCATGAGCATGGTGTGGAAACGCCTCAACGACCACGGCAAGAACTGGAGGCACGTCTACAAG GCTATGACTCTTATGGAGTACCTTATCAAGACGGGCTCGGAGCGCGTGGCTCAGCAGTGCAGAGAAAACATCTACGCTGTCCAGACCCTGAAGGACTTCCAGTTCATCGACAGAGACGGCAAAGACCAG ggggtGAATGTACGGGAGAAAGCCAAGCAGCTGGTGACTCTGCTGAAAGATGAGGAGAGATTACGTGAGGAGAGGGTCCACGCGCTCAAAACCAAAGAGAAGATGGCACAAACCACCAGTG CCTCCTCGGCCCCCCCAGCGCCGGGTCTGGGTGGCAGCCTGTCGTTGGGCTCCCACTCCGGAGGGGCAGACCCGGAGCAAGCCTGGCCTCAGAGCTCCGGAGAGGAAGACCTGCAGCTCCAGCTGGCATTGGCCATGAGCAAAGAGGAGGCGGAGCAG gaggagaggctgcgCAGGGGGGATGACCTGAGACTGCAGATGGCCAtcgaggagagcaggagggagaagactaaaccagag AGTGCACTTATGGAGCTGAGTGCTGTAGACCCCTGGGGAGCCCCTGCTGCTGCCCCCGTCGGCTCTGccggcccctctccccctcccacagtCGCTGCCCCCTCGGCCTCGGGCCCCTGGGGCCCCCCGGACCCCTGGGGAGCCGCCTCGCCGTCCTCGCCCCCCAGCGCCGAcccctggggtgggggggccccGCCCACGATAGCTCCGCCTCCGGACCCCTGGGGAGAGAGCTCAGCCAGAGTGAACAACGTGGACCCCTGGGGACCCTCAG CTGTGACCCCCCCCAGTGCCGACCCCTGGGGACCCCCAGtgcccctcagctcctcctcctcgggggGGCCCGTAGACCCCTGGGCAGGAGATGGGGTTGCCTCTGACCCaatcacctctgacccctggaGTGGCCTCGCCAAACACACTAACGGCACAG GAGACCCAGAGCGACGAGGCTCCTCTGTAACCGGTGGCGACAGCGCGGGGTCTCCGGTGCCCTTTGACCTGTCGTCTCTGGGCTCGGCTCTTCCTGTCCGGAAGACCCCGGAGTCGTTCCTGGGGCCCAACGCAGCGCTGGTGGACCTGGACTCCCTGGTGTCCTCCAAACCCAAGCCCAAGCAGccgcccccaccctccatctcGTCCTCCGCGCACAACCCCTTCCTCCAGACCACAG GCTCGTCTCCGGCCCCGGGCATGGCCGTCACCCCAGGCAGCACCATCTCCAGCCGGGGAGTCTCCCCaacgcctcccccctcctccaacccGTTTGGCGTGGCTGCCCCCATGGCCTCCATATCCCCACAGCCCTCCTCGCTGGGCCTGAGCGCCCTCCGTGCCAGCCCTGTGCCACCTAACCCCATGCTGGGCATGGGGCCCATTGGCATGGGGGTAGGGATGGGCGCCCCTGGTATGGGCCTTGGCATGATGCAGGCCAGTCCCATGGGCATCCCCTACGGGGGGCTGTCGCCCATGGGGGCCCCCGGATCGGCTCTGTTCATGGGGCCCGGAGGTGCTGCTCCTCCTCAGTTGATTTTGGGGGGCCCCGCTGGAGTAGGAGGAGTgatgggggccgggggggcggtggggggcgGAGGAACGACAGGAGCCAGCACCAACCCGTTTCTTCTCTGA